A genomic segment from Chelonoidis abingdonii isolate Lonesome George chromosome 24, CheloAbing_2.0, whole genome shotgun sequence encodes:
- the AIF1L gene encoding allograft inflammatory factor 1-like isoform X1 yields the protein MTGASVHLPWQIVAGLGQQELVSSHPKCLSFLTTPPFWEKNIPTALLSMVQQEFLCDPKFSDEEDLEEKLAVFKEKYMEFDLNNQGEIDLMSVKRMMEKLGAPKTHLELKKMISEVTGGVSETISYQDFVNVMLGKRSAVLKLVMLFEGKANENIPKPSGPPPERDIASLP from the exons ATGACTGGAGCATCTGTGCACCTGCCCTGGCAAATTGTAGCTGGGCTAGGGCAGCAGGAGTTGGTATCCTCCCATCCTAAATGCCTCTCCTTTCTCACCACCCCTCCGTTCTGGGAGAAAAATATACccactgctctgctcagcatggTCCAGCAG GAATTTCTCTGTGACCCCAAGTTCAGTGATGAAGAGGACCTGGAGGAGAAGCTTGCGGTGTTCAAAG AGAAATATATGGAGTTTGACCTGAATAACCAAGGCGAGATTG ATCTAATGTCTGTCAAAAGGATGATGGAGAAACTGGGGGCTCCGAAGACACACTTAGAGCTGAAGAAGATGATCTCTGAAGTGACTGGAGGGGTTAGCGAAACCATCTCTTACCAGGACTTCGTCAACGTGATGCTTGGCAAGCGCTCCGCCGTCCTTAAATT AGTCATGCTGTTTGAAGGAAAAGCCAATGAAAACATCCCAAAGCCTTCTGGCCCGCCTCCAGAGAGAGATATTGCCAGTCTTCCCTGA